The region AGAGAATTATGCTGACATAATCACCTTACATCCAGTTATTTAACATCAAGCAGATGGTTGCTAAAGTTCTTGCATCAGCAATaagattttaattattctttggTAACTGTGAACCCTGGCACTAGTAAACCTAGAAAATTATAGCCATTTTCCTCCTTGATGGCAGCTGAAATGTGTTTATGCATCCTTGACActaagcaaatattttgttgttctttggcttttttatttcctgcaaatTTGATCTTGACAGTTTTACAACATTAGTGGCATACCAACAAGAAATTTGTCCAATGACATCTGTGCAGTCTGTGGACAGAAAATCTTTgtggatataaaaaaaaaaaaataagggatCATTGAAAATACCTAACAGCTGTCCTGTAATCATGGATATCCTTTCCATGTAGTTATGAAACtattgttttctcctcttttatgctgtattaaaaaataatggcGACAATAAAtaccaagaaaacaaaggaacCAAAACCACATTCAGAAACAACATTGTGCAGAGGTGAAAAATAGGAACACAAACTACTTTGCAGTTCTGTAACACAAGTTGAGGCCATGCAGATTTCTGGCTGACAAACTGATGCAAGAGTGGCCATAATCCTATGGTTTATCTCCACCTTTCAGGTACTTATGCACAGCCTTTGTGGGTGTGCCTGACAGGACATTAGACCAGGCATGCTGACCCATCAGTCAGGTCTTCTAATCCAGGCTCCACTCCTGTGTATTGCAGAGGATTTCCTCCATCTGTGCTTGGGGCTGTTTGCCAGGTAGTTTTAAGGCAGTTGTGGAACCATTTTCAACCAATGTCCTGCACCCTAGAACTTGACAGAAGAGCCAGTGACCCAGAGATACCAGAACAGGTCCACACCTTGCATTCCAGAGACTCAAAATGAAAAGTATTGAATATGTGCTGGAACAATGTTACTAATCACCCACTTCTACACTCCATAAAAGTATCTTGGCTTCTTGCAAGctggaaaatataaatatcagTCTGGATGTTCTGGATGATGGATTCAGCTTTACAGTAATTCCAAATAgtccaaatattttaagtaatttgAAACTACTTGGTTATAAAACCAGGCAGTGTCCATGCTCAGTCATTAAAACGTTCTGCTGATGGTTTGACCAGGTTTGCAGATGCAAGTACTGAGTCTTTTTTGCATCTGAAAGATTCTTTAACAATACACCTGATACTGGGTTTCATGAATCCTGCATCCACAGCTGGTGCATTGTTGGCAAGAACTAAACTTGCCCAGACCGCCCTCAGAAAGCTGATTTGAAGGGGTTGTTAAACAACTCATACAGTCTCTGTAATATGTGTGATTACATTGCCTGATTGCTTACTAATTCTTGTTTTGATCTGCAGTGGAGGGATAAGATGGGCACATTAAATGAATGGAAAACCTGTtattattaaggaaaaattatatttaaggaAGATGATAGTTCTGTTTGGCTTTACCTTATCTAAGACCCCAAGCAAGCTAGGAAAAGGGAAGTACAtatgtattttccttcttgatttcaaaacattcaaaattaatttttatactGAGAGGAACACTTTAAAGAATATAAATCACAATTTTATAAAGACCATGCAGTGGATTTTGTTctttaacaattatttttttaaaaaattgtaatgCACTTCCAGAACAAGCTGTCTTTTCCCTTTTAGTAGTAAGTAAACAAAATTCTTCTTTAGCAAGTAAGAAAATGGTTGAAGatctgctgctgtgtctgtaGAAAACTGCTTGAGTGAAAGCGAAGTTCAGCTTATTTTCTTGGAGACTATTTTAACCATAGGATACTTAATTTTAACCTTACCgctattaaaaaatgaagtaaattaaaagcattaaGGAAGTAAATTAtgagcactaaaaaaaaaagaaagttatttcaaaaatttaacCCAATACTGTATCTTTGATTCTGACTAACAAAAATAGGGTTTATCTGTTGTTGCACTTTCTCTCCAGTTTCCTTATGAACAGATTGTGTGGAAACATCCAAATATTTCATGGACAACTTCTGGActgtctctgctctctggtATTTTGGCAGTCAGTTGTTACAGGCATCATCCAATGCACTACTTACTCACTGGTTCTAGAATATATGCAGATTATTGGTGAGAATTCAAAGTGTTGGACATTTACCTGCCTACAACAATATACATAATCTgtacttaattttaaaagactaGAAAAAATAGCAGTTGGTGGAAGTCTGGCATGCTAGAAACACTTTTGCCTCTTTTTGCATTACATGCAGCATGCTATGAAAAcatactttattttttgaaagtaagaattaaaagaaattaatggtaTTAATGGGAAGCTcatgctacaaaaaaaaaaaaaaaaagtagatttccTAGAATGTAGAAATAGATAGCAGAAGTAGCTTCTGAATTCAGATTAAACACCATCAGTATTTTAAGAATCTCTACATTATTATTAGAAATCAGAGATACACTTACTTAACTTACAATTTAATATGAATAtaagaataaagcagatattgTATGAAGCCATCTTTAGGTGAAAATAAGGTTTAGATGctaaaaatgggaaataatgttcttaaaaaacccaaagtaaaTGAAAGGAGCAAATCTTGAATACATagaaaaaatgtgggtttttttagcttaGATGaagtaacaaaattaaaaattcttattatGTGTTATGCCTGcattaataaatgcaaaaatgcatttaaataagcTGTTAATTTTCATTGTGCTGTCAAATTTGCCTGCTTGTGAGTGTGATGGAAGCAAATGTGTTCTCAGCCTTCCCAATGGCTAGCAGAGAACACGGATACTTTGCTCTCACTGATGCTTTGGCAGTGCACTGGACTTGCTAAAAGCAGTAACACAAGTCACCAGCTGTGAGAGGAAACTGCCAATGCAATCAACTCAGTTACAGTGAGGTGTTTGAACGGAGTTTTTGTACCACATTAGATGCCCAAAAtcaaaacagcaataaaaacacCAACTTGGATATGGTCTCATCACAGTTACAGCCAAATGTTGTAGTTGTTTCCATTTGAAAGCTTTTAAGACCTGCCTCTGGATGTACCTGGAAATGTCCTAAGCTGCACCTAAGTCCTGAACTGATCCAGAAGTTCATAGTCCTTCTGGCCTACCAGAATCAAGCTATTAGGGCTCACCCAAAATTTTCTGTGACTGTAAGGAAAATGTCACAAATACATCCCTTTCTTTTTACATCAGCTCTGAGGGATGAGTCTGGTGCCAGTCTTccatttgttctctttttccacCAATTAGGACCTTTGTCCCAGTAACCTTCTCAAGAAAACACAACCCCACCTGAAAGCAAACACAATGTCCTACGTGGGATGTCCTCCACCCACTCTAGTTTTGTGGACTACGTTTACAGAGAGAGCAAAATGTAGGAAACACTCTTTTCATGCCTATGTTAAGGTTGCTAACAAAGAGAGGGTTGGGTTCAAGGACTACATATTTGTGTTTCCCACACTGTAGCTGAGAGCAGCTTAAACTCCATTTGTGCAAATAAGAAGAGTATTTGAACCCTACTCTGAAGCACCTATTGCCACATATAGTACaatgaaattaaacagaaataatccTCCATAACTGTCTTTCATAAAGGAAATTATAATTACAGCTGCAGTGAGAAAGCACATTTCTACATTAAGCCTTGCAGCCACAATTTTCAGGAGATCTGGGGACTCAATTTTCTGTGACAATGAAATACAGAGAATCAGTCCTTAGATCCACTGACTAGGAGAGCTAGGACAAAATTCTTTGCTGCATAAACAGACTTTTATAGCATTTGATGAGAAGTGGTTTacacaaaaaatgcagaaaacccCTTGGCTAGGCAGGTTCTCTCCTGAAACTTTTGCAAAGATGCAGACATATAAACTACATAGCTGTGTATCTTAAACAGCTTTacatcattaaatatttaaatgaaacagCTATTGCTCATACTGCTGGTTAACAGGTGTAGGTAACCATTGTTGTTTAACCTTGGAAGGCAACTCAGCACCAGACATCCACTCTCTCACCCTCTCTGCAGTGGAACCGGGGAGAAAATCTGcagggtaaaagtgagaaagcTTGGGAGTTCAGATTAAGGCAGTTCAACAGGGAAACTAAAAGCTGTGCtcagaagcaaagcagaagaaggaattaattcactgcttcccatcaACAGGGAAATGTTTAGCCATTGCCATGAAAGCAGGACTCCATGACGCAGAAATTTTACTTGGGAAGGCAAATATGGTAACTCCAAACATCCTCCCTTACTCTTTCTTCCCCACAATTTTAGTGCTGATTATGCTGTCATGGGTCATGACATTATGGGTGGGTCATCCTTTTGgtcagctgggatcagctgtcacacctgtgtcccctcccaaatcATGATGCACCCCCTGCTTGCTCACTGGCAGCCCAACTCTCTGTTTTTGAGATGCAGATAAGCGATGGGACAAACAGGCAAGTGAAGCAGATCCAGAGTAAATTCACTGTATATTTATACCTTAAGGTCACCTTCTAGGATCTTAGagctatttttatattaaacCAAAACATCTGCTGTTGCTCTTCACCAGCAGGCCACTCCAGGTAAGTCTTTGTGTTCATGATCTTCCGCAGCTTGCAGAACCTCTTGGGAATCGCTTGGCTCTGGATGGGCTCCAGGAGGACGAGAATGGCCGCGTCGTTGTTCTCATCAAAGAGGCGGAAATGCGAGAAGTCCAGCTCGTACTTGCACCACTCGCTCTGCACAAAGTGCTCGGACAGCACAAAGAGCGTCTTGCGGCTCTTCTCAATGGAGTCGATGATGTTGTCCACGATCCACTTGCCGGGCACAAAGTCCCGCTTGTGCAGGCAGAGGCGGAAGGGAGGGCAGGCCTGCTCCAGCTCCCGCACCATGGTGTTCTCCACCCACTCCGAGTCGTTCTCGCTGTAAGAGACAAAAGCGTCGTAGGTGACGTCCTTCGGCGGGGCGCGCTTGGGCTTCCGCTTGGCCTGCAGCCACGCCCACGTCATCCGCAGGTACCAGACCACGTGGTACTTGTAGCCGAcggccaccagcagcaggatgacCAGGAACATCAGGACGCAGATCAGCGACACCATCAGGGACCTGTGGCACTCCATCAGGGAGAGGTGCACGGCGCCAACCTGCGCCCCTCTCACCGCCAGCGGAGAGTCACACACGTACTTGTCCGGCCACCCCACCAGCACCTGGGCTAGCCTGGCTTCATGCTGGATGAAGGAGAGGAACTCACAGGAGCAGATGAAGTGGTTGTCACTggcatccagcagctccattcTCCTGAAGGACTCAAACTCCTCCTTGGAGAAACTGTTCAGCTTGTTTCTTCTGACAGACAAGGCCACTAAGTTTGGGATGGGTGCCGCACCCGGCAGGGTCTTCAGCTGGTTTCTCGTGAGGTACAGCTCTTTCAGATTTGACAGCTGCAGTCCAAACTCCTGCAGGTTGTTTCCACTAACATCCAAAACTTCCAGTGATAGAGGAATGCATTTTGTTACTTTAGGAATTTGAGTGCTGGAGaggtttaaatatttcaggtgtTTTGGCCATGTACAGGCATCTGGAATCtcaccaaaattattttggctaATGTCTAAAACAATTAGGTTTCTTAGATGAGACAAACTTTTACTTGTAATCTCTAAGTCACTCAGTGAATTCTGACTTAGATTTAAAGTTTGCAATGACGGCCAACCACCCTGACAGGCTGAATGCTTTAAACTCTGGTCCCCAATCAAGTTTGCACTAAGGTCTAGATATTCTAATGACAGAAGATTTTGGGAAATTCTGCATGGTACCAAAAAAACCTTGGTGTTTTGAACTGTGACCCTCGTAAAAAGAGATAGTAAATCTTCCACAGCCGTAAGATCTGTAAACAAGTAAAATTCTTCTATAGATAAATTCTTTATTGTTAAAACTCTAAGTGTCTGTGATTGATTTGCTTGAATTTGCATTTTCCATTGTCCAGTTCCCAAGAGTCTACAGTCtatcagctccagctccactAATTTTGGCATACCTTCTAAAATGCTGACAATCTCAGGAACAGTAGCATCTGTTAGTAAGGTCTGtctaaaagaaattttctttgcaaaagaTGAAGACATGACTCTCAACACTTGCATTTCTGCAGTGATAGTGAATGCTATTCTTCTCACTTCCAGCCAAGTGACAGAGTGCAGACAGTCCTTAACAATTTCTGAGAATATATTAATACTTCTTATGTTTATGATCATATGATTTATCGCCTTAATTGATTTCAAACTTCCCTGCTCATACTGACTGAGATTGCTGCCATCAATCCACAACTTGTGCAGAAGCTCAATGCCCTCAAAGTTCCCTTGCCTTATCACAGAGAACCGTGGGTTGCCCAGGTGGAGAGAGCTCAGGTTCCCCAGGCTAGAAAAGGGGGAGCTCTGCCCCAGGTCTCTGTAGGAGTTGCCTTGAAggtggaggtgctggagtgaaAAAAGGTGCCTAAACCACAGTGGGGACAAGTGAGCCAAGCTGTTATTTGACATGTCCAAGAGCTCCAGTTTCGCCAGGGACTGAAACGAGTCCTCATCTATGGAGCTGATTTGGTtggactgcagcagcagggctctcAGGTTCACAGCCTGCTGCAGGTCCTGGGACTGGATGCGCTTTATCCTGTTGTGGGCTAGGTTTAACAGTGTGATTTTGGGTGTGAGTCCCGGGGGAATGAAGTCCAAGCCCATGGAGGAGCAGTTACAAAGCTGACTGGCATCGCATGAAGGACAAGCCTGCTTCAGTGCTTGCTGTTCAGAGAGGTTTGCAGCTAAGACCATGTAGAGGGCCAACACTTGCCAGGTATATGTAGCCATCATATTCCTAAAACATGAAATACAGTCAGAGCAGATGTAAGATGCATAGCTTGTTTTGGAGAAGGTACATTTTGGATAAatctaaaatacaaattttactGTTCTGTCTTGTTGAAGACACTGTTAATGTATTTGGTTTTAACACAGTTCAGAGTTGAAACAGATTAGTTACTACTCAGATCCTCCTCCTGTTTAGTAAGTAGGCTTCGTGCTTCCATCTCACCTCAggtctttttcttctgtatttgaaTATTAttctttatattaattttttaccaCAGGGAGTCTCCTCTACATATTTCAAATCCTGGTTACATCAAGAAGATTCAGCATCTTACAGTAAATTGTAACATTCAGGTTTAATACTTACTTTAAGCATATATCTAATATCTATTCTgacaatggaaagaaaaggaatgcaTTTGTTTCAGTCCATTCCTCATTTTATCTGCCTTTTTCTACTCCAATTGTAAATGTCCTGTGAGCAGGGGAACAAACACTTACCTGGATGACTCTCACATTGCCATCAGTCTGATACTTGCTAATGAAATTGAAGCTTGTAAAACTGACCATCGTTTTCTATTGCCTCAACTCTTCCTTTTTACTGCCAcatccttctcctctgccagcgcctttttctgcttttttgcaTCTGTTTGGCTTCTCTTGGATTATTGCAGTCTAGAAGACCAGAagcaggctgtggggctggaaaaAGCTATCTAGTCCAGTCAGATGATCTGATCTGAGCCCCTGTTTCTTCCCTGTGGCATGGCCTCATCTCTCTGCCACAGCCTGCTTCTGGTCTTCTGGACTGCAATAATCCAAGAGAAGCCACACAGATGTGGATCCTGTGTCCCTCCACTTTCCTCTCACAGTTTTCATAATGATGATTTAGCATGGCTTTTTTTGTTACAGAACTTCTTGCAATATCCAGCTTGTCTTTACACCCAACAAGATGCCTTTAGCTCCTCTGAGTGCTAAATGCCTTTAGCTTCTGAGGAGCTAGAAAAACAGTGTTTCAAGCCTAAGCAAggtcttttctctttaaaaccTTTATTGCATGTTGAAATATAACCTTTCTTGACAAAGATCaaagagcatttttaaaatgtaattttcccCAGCGTGCCACAAACCCCACCTGCCTCAGTAGGTATCTTACTGAGGGTGGAAAGAGTGAACAATCCCCAAAGACTCCAATCAATGAGTTCACAAAATCATTGTGGGCTCTCTATCAGGTTAATTGGGTTAGATTGTTTCCTTGTGAACCGCTTTCTCCCTCAGTCATCCCATGGAGACTCTGTGCAGAAGATACACTCTGAATTCATATTCTGATTTGTTTTACAGTAACTGACCCACGTATACAAGTCAATACAGAGAAGTCACACCCTTCCAGTTGCAGTATTTTTAGTCATAATTGCTTAAGATTATCCAAAATGGGCAGAATTGACTGAGATGATTTGGGCAtatggggaggggaggaaaagttaaggattattttttcagtctttcgATCTCTTCCCACCCACAGGACTATAAACATTTTGACCCCTTGTGTTACTTTCCTTTTATCTCTCACTGTCTCTAATGTAGAGCTTTGCATTTTGAAGGACAAGgttctcttccctctctttaGATGTCCACAGCTCAACTGGGACATCCACCATGTCCTCCAAGGTCAATgaagagaaagaacatttttaggAGCAATTAATATCATGTGTCTTGGACACCCAGTTTAAGATGTGATGACTCCAAGAGAAATTATCCCATTTCCTTAAAATAGAGTACCACACTTTAGATACCTAGATATTTGTCCACGTGAATCCCAAACAAAAGATTCTGGTCTGTAGTTAGACTCATCTGCTGTCCAGATGAGGCTCTTTTGCAGGGCTTTTTGGTCTCCCAAGAGTAACTGGATaatgctgtgctgcaggctAAAGGAGTAAATCCTAGAGTAGCGTGAGTTTCACTAGCAACAGATTTAGATGGTATTTTTAAAGTTGTCATCAAAACACTTActtttagaaaatgaaacaacCAGGCAACCTGATCAATCAAAATCTGTCTGTAGGCAGGTTATTTATAGAGGGAAAATTGGCAGCACACAAGGGAACTGGGCAGGTACTGCACAGGAAATACCAGCAGAGCCTAATGGCTCTCCACCTTACCAGCCTAAAACCATCCAGGGACTGCAGGACTGAACTGTATTCAGGATTCTTACTTTCCAGTTTTTTGGTCATCTGTAATCTGAACAGACACTCAGAGGAATCCCATTCCCACCCTCACTCACTTTCAgccattttcttccccttccaatTCCTGTCTAATGATTCTGCTTGAGACCCTGACTTACAAGGTCATTTCTGGCCTCTCCACACCCACTCAGACATATAGCCACAGTCCATGATATCACTGCCCTATCAAGAAATCACTTCTCCCTGTTGTGCTGAGAACGAAAAAGCCACAGCAAGAAAACTAAACTGAAATGCAActaaaaatacataaacttGCACAGATGCCTTTATTCCATAAGGTGCTGTGATGAACCAGGCattcaaaatgtttctgagtTATGGAAAAAGGGTCCAAGCCATCAGACGTGCTCAAGGCTATTTTCCCTGGCTCGCATGAGTAGAAGTATTTGAGGAAATATGCACACATTCTTAAACAAAACCATGACTGACAACAGAATGAGGTTCTATAAATGCTCACAAATGGGGAAGGCTAATGTAAGGGCTAAAATAAAGCATGGCAATAGTGTG is a window of Sylvia atricapilla isolate bSylAtr1 chromosome 4, bSylAtr1.pri, whole genome shotgun sequence DNA encoding:
- the TLR2 gene encoding toll-like receptor 2, whose translation is MMATYTWQVLALYMVLAANLSEQQALKQACPSCDASQLCNCSSMGLDFIPPGLTPKITLLNLAHNRIKRIQSQDLQQAVNLRALLLQSNQISSIDEDSFQSLAKLELLDMSNNSLAHLSPLWFRHLFSLQHLHLQGNSYRDLGQSSPFSSLGNLSSLHLGNPRFSVIRQGNFEGIELLHKLWIDGSNLSQYEQGSLKSIKAINHMIINIRSINIFSEIVKDCLHSVTWLEVRRIAFTITAEMQVLRVMSSSFAKKISFRQTLLTDATVPEIVSILEGMPKLVELELIDCRLLGTGQWKMQIQANQSQTLRVLTIKNLSIEEFYLFTDLTAVEDLLSLFTRVTVQNTKVFLVPCRISQNLLSLEYLDLSANLIGDQSLKHSACQGGWPSLQTLNLSQNSLSDLEITSKSLSHLRNLIVLDISQNNFGEIPDACTWPKHLKYLNLSSTQIPKVTKCIPLSLEVLDVSGNNLQEFGLQLSNLKELYLTRNQLKTLPGAAPIPNLVALSVRRNKLNSFSKEEFESFRRMELLDASDNHFICSCEFLSFIQHEARLAQVLVGWPDKYVCDSPLAVRGAQVGAVHLSLMECHRSLMVSLICVLMFLVILLLVAVGYKYHVVWYLRMTWAWLQAKRKPKRAPPKDVTYDAFVSYSENDSEWVENTMVRELEQACPPFRLCLHKRDFVPGKWIVDNIIDSIEKSRKTLFVLSEHFVQSEWCKYELDFSHFRLFDENNDAAILVLLEPIQSQAIPKRFCKLRKIMNTKTYLEWPAGEEQQQMFWFNIKIALRS